In Kitasatospora gansuensis, a genomic segment contains:
- a CDS encoding ribosomal protein L7/L12 encodes MEDPQFAVLLTDASAGGPAALRAVVAVTNLSLWHSRQLLDRAPVTAREDIPFADAEAAARRLRQAGVPAAVRCDWCRRTLPDDETPVGPGPCASRYWPTAHCQANSLTSCGCEFCTAYGPLPGHTTHSGT; translated from the coding sequence GTGGAGGACCCTCAGTTCGCTGTCCTGCTGACCGACGCCTCGGCCGGCGGGCCAGCGGCCCTGCGAGCGGTCGTCGCGGTCACCAACCTGAGCCTGTGGCACAGCCGACAACTGCTGGACCGTGCGCCCGTCACCGCACGCGAGGACATCCCCTTCGCCGACGCCGAGGCAGCCGCCCGGCGGCTGCGCCAGGCCGGCGTGCCCGCCGCCGTCCGGTGCGACTGGTGCCGGCGTACCCTGCCCGACGACGAAACCCCCGTCGGCCCCGGCCCGTGCGCCTCCCGGTACTGGCCCACCGCCCACTGCCAGGCCAACTCCCTCACCAGCTGCGGCTGCGAGTTCTGCACCGCCTACGGGCCCCTGCCCGGCCACACCACCCACTCGGGAACCTGA
- a CDS encoding TetR/AcrR family transcriptional regulator, producing MTGNRRDLLRDAAIEVLAAAGGRGLTHRAVDAAAAVPPGTAKNYFPTRDALLRAAAERCVEQYRRVTAELTAGRAGPTDREGLAALLGALLRDVAGPGRPRMLAYLELQNEAARRSELAAVLDPIAAADFTGFEHAQRLAGLPVTVQRAAAVTLALHAAIPHLLTGGPATLAHAGLDDPDRFVRGLLDAVYPPP from the coding sequence GTGACTGGGAACCGCCGGGATCTGCTGCGCGACGCCGCGATCGAGGTCCTGGCCGCCGCGGGCGGACGAGGACTGACGCACCGGGCCGTGGACGCGGCCGCCGCCGTGCCGCCGGGCACCGCGAAGAACTACTTCCCCACCCGGGACGCCCTGCTGCGCGCCGCGGCCGAGCGCTGCGTCGAGCAGTACCGCCGGGTGACCGCGGAACTGACGGCCGGCCGGGCCGGACCCACGGATCGTGAGGGCCTGGCGGCCCTGCTCGGCGCACTGCTGCGCGACGTCGCGGGCCCCGGCCGCCCCCGCATGCTCGCCTACCTGGAACTGCAGAACGAGGCGGCCCGCCGCAGCGAACTCGCCGCCGTCCTCGACCCGATCGCGGCCGCGGACTTCACGGGCTTCGAACACGCCCAGCGCCTGGCGGGGCTGCCCGTCACCGTGCAGCGGGCCGCCGCCGTCACCCTCGCCCTGCACGCCGCCATCCCCCACCTGCTCACCGGCGGCCCCGCCACCCTGGCCCACGCCGGCCTCGATGACCCCGACCGGTTCGTCCGCGGCCTCCTGGACGCCGTGTACCCGCCACCGTGA
- a CDS encoding serine/threonine-protein kinase has product MKALQDGDPRRVGPYELLGVLGAGGMGRVYLGRLGEVLVAVKVINEELTQNGDFIARFRREVTATRAMSGPYFAAIVDHDVDAEQPWLATEYVPGPTLNAVIAEHGPLDVVSVRALGVRLAQALGAIHAAGLVHRDVKPGNILLGADGPRLIDFGIARGAAVTTLTQTGVVLGTPQFMAPEQLQVRGRVTAAADVFALGLVLAFAATGEHPFGQTDSFAFGFRIVHEEPDLEQVPADLAGAVRRCLAKDPGERPTPGQLGAMLGLGEETLDRSGLAVLIRHAGDTEIPSPPRTPTERNHVERPPRRRRAPIALAAVVAVAVGTAVTVALAPGGGTPQGLGPTGTSPTGSAVSVTPTAPTASADPGSPTATTPPPPSPAPQASGSAPVTEPPPTGGTDGSSGGAAGGTTGGGKSTGSTSGSAGGTETPRAAVAVRRAGTPRRRRPRPGPRRPPRRPPHLRPRPRVRRLRRCRATTRPSTTAASGPATCRSP; this is encoded by the coding sequence GTGAAGGCGCTCCAGGACGGTGATCCGCGGCGGGTGGGCCCGTACGAGCTGCTCGGTGTGCTCGGGGCGGGCGGTATGGGGCGGGTCTACCTCGGGCGGCTGGGTGAGGTTCTGGTCGCGGTGAAGGTGATCAATGAGGAGTTGACGCAGAACGGTGACTTCATCGCCCGGTTCCGGCGGGAGGTGACCGCGACGCGGGCGATGTCGGGGCCGTACTTCGCGGCGATCGTGGACCATGACGTGGACGCCGAGCAGCCGTGGCTGGCGACCGAGTACGTGCCGGGTCCGACGCTGAACGCGGTCATCGCCGAGCACGGGCCTCTGGACGTCGTGTCGGTGCGGGCGCTGGGGGTGCGCCTGGCCCAGGCGCTGGGTGCGATCCACGCGGCGGGGCTGGTGCACCGGGACGTCAAGCCCGGCAACATCCTGCTGGGGGCGGACGGGCCGAGGCTGATCGACTTCGGGATCGCGCGGGGTGCGGCGGTGACCACTCTGACGCAGACGGGGGTGGTGCTGGGCACGCCCCAGTTCATGGCGCCGGAGCAGCTGCAGGTGCGGGGGCGGGTCACGGCGGCGGCCGACGTGTTCGCGCTGGGGCTGGTGCTGGCCTTCGCGGCGACGGGGGAGCATCCGTTCGGGCAGACGGACTCCTTCGCGTTCGGGTTCCGGATCGTGCACGAGGAGCCGGACCTCGAGCAGGTCCCGGCGGACCTGGCCGGTGCGGTCCGCCGCTGTCTGGCCAAGGACCCGGGTGAGCGGCCGACCCCCGGGCAGCTGGGCGCGATGCTGGGCCTGGGGGAGGAGACCCTGGACCGCAGCGGCCTGGCGGTGCTGATCCGGCACGCGGGCGACACCGAGATTCCGTCCCCGCCGCGTACCCCGACGGAGCGCAACCACGTCGAACGCCCGCCCCGGCGGCGCCGGGCGCCGATCGCGCTGGCAGCCGTCGTCGCCGTTGCCGTCGGCACGGCCGTCACCGTCGCGCTGGCCCCGGGCGGCGGCACCCCGCAGGGCCTGGGCCCGACGGGCACAAGCCCCACCGGCTCGGCGGTGTCGGTGACGCCCACCGCACCGACGGCGTCCGCCGACCCGGGCAGCCCCACGGCCACCACGCCGCCGCCCCCGTCGCCGGCGCCCCAGGCGTCGGGCAGCGCGCCCGTCACCGAGCCGCCGCCGACGGGCGGCACCGACGGGTCGTCGGGCGGCGCGGCCGGCGGCACAACCGGCGGCGGCAAGAGCACCGGCAGCACGTCAGGAAGCGCCGGGGGCACCGAAACGCCGCGGGCGGCGGTGGCGGTACGCCGGGCGGGAACACCGCGGCGCCGGCGCCCGCGCCCAGGACCACGCCGGCCCCCACGCCGACCCCCACACCTCCGCCCCCGCCCCAGGGTTCGCCGCCTGCGGCGATGCCGGGCTACAACGCGACCTTCGACCACGGCTGCGTCGGGGCCTGCGACATGCCGCTCACCATGA
- a CDS encoding GNAT family N-acetyltransferase, whose translation MTITWRRVGEPDFPQLRQWLLQPHVARWWNHDTSPEAIARHFAPAVRGEEPSEDFLVALDGAPVALVQRCRLADYPQYLGELASQTEIPDQAITLDYLIGDPRLTGQGLGTRIIEAIITATWTDHPDAQSIVIPVHRANRASWRMLEKAGLHRCAEASLEPDNPADDRLHFIYRTDRPTH comes from the coding sequence GTGACGATCACCTGGCGCAGAGTCGGCGAACCGGACTTCCCGCAACTGAGGCAGTGGCTCCTGCAGCCCCATGTCGCCCGCTGGTGGAACCACGACACCTCACCCGAGGCGATCGCCCGCCACTTCGCACCGGCCGTCCGGGGCGAGGAGCCCTCGGAGGACTTCCTCGTCGCCCTCGACGGAGCCCCGGTCGCCCTGGTCCAGCGGTGCCGGCTCGCCGACTACCCCCAGTACCTCGGCGAACTCGCCTCCCAGACCGAGATCCCCGACCAGGCGATCACCCTCGACTACCTCATCGGCGACCCCCGGCTGACCGGCCAAGGACTCGGCACCCGCATCATCGAGGCGATCATCACGGCCACCTGGACCGACCACCCCGACGCGCAGAGCATCGTCATCCCCGTCCACCGCGCCAACCGGGCCTCCTGGCGGATGCTGGAGAAAGCCGGACTCCACCGCTGCGCCGAGGCATCCCTGGAGCCCGACAACCCCGCCGACGACCGCCTGCACTTCATCTACCGGACCGACCGCCCCACCCACTGA
- a CDS encoding GrpB family protein — translation MAETTKPLTLTDPDPLWETAGTGLCEQLRAALEPSAVHVEHIGSTAVPGTAATAVLDTSR, via the coding sequence ATGGCCGAGACCACGAAACCCCTCACCCTCACCGACCCGGATCCGCTGTGGGAGACGGCAGGGACGGGCCTCTGCGAGCAACTGCGAGCCGCGCTCGAACCCTCCGCGGTGCACGTCGAGCACATCGGCAGCACCGCCGTCCCGGGAACGGCCGCCACGGCGGTCCTCGACACATCCAGGTGA
- a CDS encoding YciI family protein — MKYVAMIHGNQAKRDPFPADAWPEAIARQDAFNKKYRDSGELLDAYGLADAANAQLVRRKDDAPAVTDGPHLETKEYIASFHLLDCHCPEPAQETAADMPFADTDPVDLRPVPHDTATDLRPDPPAPRTRCANWRHRSSAPSSAATASSTPARTPSRKHCRPPPSSGPPKGRRTTPADGWSPSPPTGWWTRSAASRHAADARRGPPWPPRRPNS; from the coding sequence ATGAAGTACGTCGCGATGATCCACGGCAACCAGGCCAAGCGGGACCCCTTCCCCGCCGACGCCTGGCCCGAGGCGATCGCCCGGCAGGACGCGTTCAACAAGAAGTACCGCGACAGCGGTGAACTGCTGGACGCCTACGGCCTGGCGGACGCGGCCAACGCGCAGCTGGTGCGCCGCAAGGACGACGCCCCGGCGGTCACCGACGGGCCGCACCTGGAGACCAAGGAGTACATCGCCAGCTTCCACCTGCTGGACTGCCACTGCCCGGAGCCCGCACAGGAGACCGCCGCCGACATGCCCTTCGCCGACACCGACCCGGTCGACCTGCGGCCCGTGCCGCACGACACCGCGACGGACCTGCGACCGGACCCCCCGGCGCCGAGGACCCGCTGCGCGAACTGGCGCCACAGGTCCTCGGCGCCCTCATCCGCCGCTACGGCGTCTTCGACACCTGCCAGGACGCCATCCAGGAAGCACTGCCGGCCACCGCCCTCCAGCGGCCCACCCAAGGGACGCCGGACAACCCCCGCGGATGGCTGGTCACCATCGCCTCCCACCGGCTGGTGGACCAGGTCCGCAGCGAGCAGGCACGCCGCCGACGCGAGGAGAGGACCGCCCTGGCCACCCCGCAGGCCGAACAGCTGA